In one Cyclopterus lumpus isolate fCycLum1 chromosome 22, fCycLum1.pri, whole genome shotgun sequence genomic region, the following are encoded:
- the LOC117751199 gene encoding cell division cycle-associated protein 4-like isoform X2, with the protein MFPKGTKRKFSDSGEEPAVSGDEPAPAAAPSAAVRALTSAYSLQRQSLLDMSLIKLQLCHMLVEPNLCRSVLIANTVRQIQEEMTQDGTWQIMTQALAAAQCPTDRLVATEVLCRQTDAAAQAGQSPKPFSVVGLEEGYHAEEVVMEGDVETEVTMSTLSPVSPQLSSASYLAGTFGMGPCWEEDEDDDGECEEDEEEDSEECVSEGEEGDRDHLSADSRTGEQVFGTFEIKHPAPPPDPALEELFSDVDPSYYDLDTVLTGMQSAPKMGPYDLLESLSSHGPTALSSSSSCRSDLNELDHIMEIIVGS; encoded by the coding sequence ATGTTCCCGAAGGGCACCAAGCGCAAGTTCTCCGACTCCGGGGAGGAGCCGGCGGTCTCCGGCGATGAGCCGGCCCCGGCGGCGGCCCCGTCCGCGGCGGTCCGGGCGCTGACGTCCGCCTACAGCCTGCAGCGCCAGTCGCTGCTCGACATGTCGCTGATCAAGCTGCAGCTCTGCCACATGCTGGTGGAGCCCAACCTGTGCCGCTCGGTGCTCATCGCCAACACGGTGCGGCAGATCCAGGAGGAGATGACCCAGGACGGCACCTGGCAGATCATGACCCAGGCCCTGGCCGCCGCCCAGTGCCCCACGGACCGCCTGGTGGCCACCGAGGTGCTCTGCCGGCAGACGGACGCGGCGGCTCAGGCCGGCCAGAGCCCCAAGCCCTTCTCCGTGGTCGGCCTGGAGGAGGGCTACCACGCCgaggaggtggtgatggagggggACGTGGAGACCGAGGTCACCATGTCCACCCTGTCGCCCGTCTCCCCCCAGCTGTCCTCCGCTTCCTACCTGGCGGGAACCTTCGGCATGGGGCCCTgctgggaggaggacgaggacgacgacggcGAGTgcgaggaggacgaagaggaagacAGCGAAGAGTGTGTGTCGGAGGGCGAGGAGGGGGACCGGGACCACCTGAGCGCCGACTCCAGGACAGGGGAGCAGGTTTTTGGGACTTTTGAGATCAAGCACCCGGCGCCGCCCCCTGACCCGGCGCTGGAGGAACTGTTTTCGGACGTGGACCCGTCCTACTACGACCTCGACACGGTGCTGACGGGCATGCAGAGCGCCCCCAAGATGGGGCCGTACGACCTCCTGGAGAGCCTCTCCTCTCACGGGCCCACGGCCCTCAGCTCCAGCTCGAGCTGCAGGTCAGACCTGAACGAACTGGACCACATCATGGAGATCATCGTGGGGTCCTGA
- the LOC117751199 gene encoding cell division cycle-associated protein 4-like isoform X1, with translation MISSEPDLRFPCRRSYDRDGNKITQTRGVLLQTGLKWAETVLNKSCLSLIQKYLKLCSRDRLHCYCLCLSTGKRDNMFPKGTKRKFSDSGEEPAVSGDEPAPAAAPSAAVRALTSAYSLQRQSLLDMSLIKLQLCHMLVEPNLCRSVLIANTVRQIQEEMTQDGTWQIMTQALAAAQCPTDRLVATEVLCRQTDAAAQAGQSPKPFSVVGLEEGYHAEEVVMEGDVETEVTMSTLSPVSPQLSSASYLAGTFGMGPCWEEDEDDDGECEEDEEEDSEECVSEGEEGDRDHLSADSRTGEQVFGTFEIKHPAPPPDPALEELFSDVDPSYYDLDTVLTGMQSAPKMGPYDLLESLSSHGPTALSSSSSCRSDLNELDHIMEIIVGS, from the exons ATGATCTCATCTGAACCTGATCTCCGCTTTCCCTGCCGTCGATCCTATGACCGAGACGggaataaaataacacaaacacgaG GAGTCTTGCTTCAGACTGGCCTGAAATGGGCAGAAACGGTGCTGAACAAAAGCTGCTTGTCGCTCATACAAAAGTACTTGAAGCTCTGCAGCCGGGACCGACTGCATTGCTATTGCCTGTGCCTCTCAACAGGAAAG AGAGACAACATGTTCCCGAAGGGCACCAAGCGCAAGTTCTCCGACTCCGGGGAGGAGCCGGCGGTCTCCGGCGATGAGCCGGCCCCGGCGGCGGCCCCGTCCGCGGCGGTCCGGGCGCTGACGTCCGCCTACAGCCTGCAGCGCCAGTCGCTGCTCGACATGTCGCTGATCAAGCTGCAGCTCTGCCACATGCTGGTGGAGCCCAACCTGTGCCGCTCGGTGCTCATCGCCAACACGGTGCGGCAGATCCAGGAGGAGATGACCCAGGACGGCACCTGGCAGATCATGACCCAGGCCCTGGCCGCCGCCCAGTGCCCCACGGACCGCCTGGTGGCCACCGAGGTGCTCTGCCGGCAGACGGACGCGGCGGCTCAGGCCGGCCAGAGCCCCAAGCCCTTCTCCGTGGTCGGCCTGGAGGAGGGCTACCACGCCgaggaggtggtgatggagggggACGTGGAGACCGAGGTCACCATGTCCACCCTGTCGCCCGTCTCCCCCCAGCTGTCCTCCGCTTCCTACCTGGCGGGAACCTTCGGCATGGGGCCCTgctgggaggaggacgaggacgacgacggcGAGTgcgaggaggacgaagaggaagacAGCGAAGAGTGTGTGTCGGAGGGCGAGGAGGGGGACCGGGACCACCTGAGCGCCGACTCCAGGACAGGGGAGCAGGTTTTTGGGACTTTTGAGATCAAGCACCCGGCGCCGCCCCCTGACCCGGCGCTGGAGGAACTGTTTTCGGACGTGGACCCGTCCTACTACGACCTCGACACGGTGCTGACGGGCATGCAGAGCGCCCCCAAGATGGGGCCGTACGACCTCCTGGAGAGCCTCTCCTCTCACGGGCCCACGGCCCTCAGCTCCAGCTCGAGCTGCAGGTCAGACCTGAACGAACTGGACCACATCATGGAGATCATCGTGGGGTCCTGA
- the ahsa1b gene encoding activator of 90 kDa heat shock protein ATPase homolog 1b, translating into MAKWGEGDPRWIVEERADATNVNNWHWTERDATTWSSDKLKALLLGLSVESDEGRCEVTEVSKAEGEASINNRKGKLIFFYEWSLKATWTGESKAGVKSTGTIEVPNLSDENDMEDLDISVSLNKDEPETPLTDLMKKLGVEKIREVLGSYVGFLKTEFTQGMILPTANGLKCSSQSKATLDKTRISSSSSGSSAPVNTGVKIPTCKFSMREKFLTSPADLYRVFLNQEMTQAFTHAPATVDGEKGGKFRLLEGNVFGEFTELVPDEKIVMKWRYNNWPCEHYSTITMSFWDRSSETELKVECRGVPEDEEERTKEGWRRYYFEAIRQTFGYGARLY; encoded by the exons ATGGCGAAGTGGGGGGAAGGAGACCCGCGATGGATCGTGGAGGAGAGAGCCGACGCGACCAACGTCAACAACTGGCACTG GACCGAACGGGACGCGACCACCTGGTCGTCGGACAAGTTGAAAGCTCTGCTGCTCGGCCTGAGCGTGGAGAGCGACGAGGGGCGCTGCGAGGTCACGGAGGTCAGCAAGGCGGAGGGAGAGGCCTCCATCAACAACCGCAAAGGGAAGCTCATCTTCTTCTACGAGTGGAGCCTGAAGGCCACGTGGACCG GAGAGTCCAAAGCAGGAGTCAAATCCACGGGAACCATCGAGGTTCCCAACCTGTCTGACGAGAACGACATGGAGGACCTGGAC ATCTCCGTATCTCTGAATAAAGACGAGCCTGAAACGCCGCTGACCGACCTGATGAAGAAACTCGGGGTGGAGAAGATCCGGGAGGTGCTGGGCAGCTACGTCGGGTTCCTGAAGACAG AGTTCACTCAGGGGATGATCCTCCCCACGGCCAACGGCCTCAAGTGCTCCTCACAGTCCAAAGCCACGCTGGACAAGACCCGG atctcgtcctcctcctccggctctTCTGCTCCCGTCAACACCGGCGTGAAGATCCCAACCTGCAAGTTCAGCATGAGGGAAAAGTTCCTCACGTCGCCGGCTGACCTCTACCGGGTGTTCCTCAACCAGGAG ATGACGCAGGCGTTCACTCACGCTCCGGCCACGGTGGAcggagagaagggagggaagtTCCGTCTGCTGGAAGGAAACGTGTTTGGTGAATTCACAGAGCTG gtTCCCGATGAGAAGATCGTGATGAAGTGGCGGTATAACAACTGGCCCTGTG AGCattactccaccatcaccatgtCGTTCTGGGACCGGAGCAGCGAGACGGAGCTGAAGGTGGAGTGTCGCGGCGTcccggaggacgaggaggagcgGACCAAGGAGGGCTGGAGGAGATACTACTTTGAGGCTATCAGACAGACTTTTGGCTACGGAGCGCGGCTCTACTGA